One genomic segment of Synechocystis sp. LKSZ1 includes these proteins:
- a CDS encoding DNA-directed RNA polymerase subunit beta'': MTFYNYTIDKGRLKKLIAAAFRRHGSARCSQLADDLKGLGFKFATKAGVSISVEDLSIPPVKKEMLKSAEEEIRTTEARYARGEITEVERFQKVIDTWNSTSEGLKDEVIRNFRATDPLNSVYMMAFSGARGNMSQVRQLVGMRGLMADPQGEIIDLPIKTNFREGLTVTEYIISSYGARKGLVDTALRTADSGYLTRRLVDVSQDVIVREVDCGTERSVRVTAMIDGDQVKIHLGDRLVGRLLAKDVVDKDGQVIAERNQEIDEDLAKKISQSVEEVFVRSPLTCEAARSVCQSCYGWSLAHGHKVDLGEAVGIIAAQSIGEPGTQLTMRTFHTGGVFTGEVARQEKAPEDGTVKWGKGLSTRKVRTRHGEDAEQVEVAGDLIWKGEGKKANTQTYSLTPGSLIFVQDGEKVKAGQLLTEISLSKAQRSTERATKDVASDLAGEVLFDRLVPEEKTDRQGNTTRIAQRGGLVWILSGEVYNLPPGAEPVVKNGDQVKAGSVLAETRLVSTSGGVVRHQEDSREIEIITASVLLDQAQVKLESSGGREQYVIYTADGQRFLLKAAPGTKVQNHAIVAELIDERYRTTTGGLIRYAGVEVAKGGRKQGYEVTKGGTLLWIPEETHEINKDISLLIVEDGQYVEAGTEVVKDIFCQSSGIVEVIQKNDILREIIIKPGEYHLDVDPDQVKLESGQLIQPGTEILPGIVVAELRQVEWVESTEGLGLLLRPVEEYKVYDEPAAPSQGSQNSDGGRQIELRSVQRLFYKDGDRVKSVEGSQLLSTQLVLEISGDDLEIAHLAADIELQDDEDEECKRLQLVILESLVLRRDQENDPHSGSTQTRLLVKDGDEIPAGAVVARTEIQCKDAGIIRGIRSGIESIRRVLVVRAVDQMTLTLPEAPTLKEGQLLVAGKEITSGVQLPESGQVIAIQSQGDQHQVTLRLARPYRVSSGAVLHIDDGDLVQRGDNLVLLVFERAKTGDIIQGLPRIEELLEARKPKEACILARKPGICQVEYQDGETVDIKVIEDDGTISEYPLLPGQNAMVADEQRVNVGDPLTDGPANPHEILEVFFNYYVDNSGCYEASLRGLQAAQKFLVDQVQMVYQSQGIDIADKHIEVIVRQMTSKVRVDDGGDTTMLPGEFVELRQIEQVNEAMAITGAAPARYTPVLMGITKASLNTDSFISAASFQETTRVLTEAAIEGKSDWLRGLKENVIIGRLIPAGTGFSTQEEALTLVEATEEPSYSRNNTYSLPEPVEPPPSRSARLRVEDLDSDEHMVLDDNIARAYTGREFNSEDEDDFAEEYDTDEDDFEEDS, encoded by the coding sequence ATGACCTTTTATAACTACACTATCGACAAAGGCCGCCTCAAAAAACTGATTGCCGCCGCATTTCGTCGTCACGGCTCTGCCCGCTGTTCTCAACTGGCCGATGATCTCAAGGGCCTGGGCTTTAAGTTTGCTACCAAGGCGGGGGTTTCCATTAGCGTCGAGGACTTGAGTATTCCTCCGGTGAAAAAGGAAATGCTCAAAAGCGCCGAAGAAGAAATTCGCACCACTGAAGCCCGCTATGCTCGGGGCGAAATCACGGAGGTAGAGCGTTTCCAGAAAGTGATTGACACCTGGAACAGTACCTCTGAAGGTCTGAAGGACGAAGTGATCCGCAACTTCCGGGCCACTGACCCCCTCAACTCCGTCTACATGATGGCCTTTTCCGGCGCACGGGGAAACATGAGCCAGGTTCGTCAGTTGGTGGGGATGCGGGGCCTGATGGCCGATCCCCAGGGGGAAATCATTGACTTGCCCATTAAAACCAACTTCCGAGAAGGACTCACCGTTACTGAGTACATTATTTCTTCCTATGGAGCACGGAAGGGCCTGGTCGATACGGCCCTGCGGACAGCGGACTCAGGCTATCTGACCCGTCGTTTGGTGGATGTTTCCCAGGATGTGATTGTGCGGGAAGTGGATTGTGGTACGGAGCGGAGCGTCCGCGTCACGGCCATGATTGATGGGGATCAGGTCAAAATTCACCTCGGTGACCGCTTGGTGGGTCGACTACTGGCTAAAGATGTGGTCGATAAAGATGGTCAAGTCATTGCGGAACGCAACCAAGAAATTGATGAAGACCTAGCCAAAAAAATTAGCCAGTCGGTAGAAGAAGTCTTCGTGCGATCGCCCCTGACCTGTGAAGCGGCCCGTTCGGTTTGTCAATCTTGCTATGGCTGGAGTTTGGCCCACGGTCATAAAGTGGATCTTGGGGAGGCCGTGGGGATTATCGCGGCCCAATCCATTGGGGAGCCCGGTACCCAGCTCACCATGCGGACGTTCCACACCGGCGGGGTTTTCACCGGAGAAGTGGCTCGCCAGGAAAAGGCCCCGGAGGATGGCACAGTCAAGTGGGGTAAAGGCCTGAGCACTCGTAAGGTTCGGACTCGCCATGGTGAAGATGCGGAACAGGTGGAAGTCGCCGGAGATTTGATCTGGAAAGGCGAAGGGAAAAAGGCCAATACCCAGACCTACTCCCTCACCCCTGGTTCCCTTATTTTTGTGCAGGATGGTGAAAAGGTAAAAGCGGGGCAACTATTGACAGAAATTTCCCTATCCAAGGCCCAACGTTCTACGGAACGAGCCACCAAGGATGTGGCCAGTGACTTAGCCGGGGAAGTCTTGTTTGACCGCCTCGTTCCCGAAGAAAAAACGGATCGCCAAGGCAATACTACCCGGATTGCTCAACGGGGGGGCCTGGTTTGGATTTTATCTGGAGAAGTCTATAACCTCCCGCCAGGGGCGGAGCCGGTCGTTAAAAACGGTGACCAGGTTAAGGCCGGCAGTGTGCTAGCGGAAACCCGTTTAGTGTCCACCAGTGGTGGGGTGGTGCGTCATCAAGAAGATAGTCGAGAAATTGAAATTATTACAGCCTCGGTACTGTTAGACCAGGCCCAGGTCAAGCTGGAAAGTAGCGGGGGGCGGGAACAATACGTCATTTACACTGCCGATGGCCAGCGCTTCTTGCTGAAGGCTGCACCGGGGACAAAAGTCCAAAACCATGCCATTGTCGCCGAACTGATTGACGAACGTTACCGGACGACCACTGGGGGACTGATTCGTTATGCCGGTGTCGAAGTGGCCAAGGGGGGCCGGAAACAAGGCTACGAAGTCACCAAGGGCGGTACCCTACTCTGGATTCCCGAAGAAACCCACGAAATCAACAAGGATATTTCCCTCTTGATTGTCGAAGATGGCCAGTACGTCGAAGCTGGAACGGAAGTGGTCAAGGATATCTTCTGCCAGTCCAGCGGGATCGTAGAAGTCATCCAGAAAAATGACATCCTGCGGGAAATTATCATCAAGCCTGGCGAATACCATTTGGATGTTGACCCCGACCAAGTCAAACTGGAGTCGGGCCAGTTAATTCAGCCAGGAACAGAAATCCTACCCGGCATTGTGGTAGCAGAATTGCGTCAGGTAGAGTGGGTGGAAAGCACCGAGGGCCTGGGCCTGCTCTTGCGTCCGGTTGAAGAGTATAAAGTTTATGATGAGCCAGCAGCCCCATCCCAAGGTTCCCAAAATTCCGATGGCGGTCGCCAGATAGAACTCCGCTCGGTGCAACGACTTTTCTACAAAGATGGCGACCGAGTCAAGTCCGTTGAAGGCTCTCAGCTGCTCAGCACCCAGCTGGTCTTGGAAATTTCTGGAGATGACCTGGAAATTGCCCACCTGGCGGCAGACATTGAACTTCAAGATGACGAAGACGAAGAATGTAAACGTCTGCAGTTGGTGATTCTCGAATCGTTGGTGTTGCGCCGCGACCAGGAAAATGACCCCCACAGTGGCTCTACTCAGACTCGCCTGTTAGTCAAGGATGGGGATGAAATTCCTGCTGGTGCTGTTGTGGCTCGCACGGAAATTCAATGTAAAGACGCGGGCATTATTCGCGGTATTCGTAGTGGCATTGAATCGATCCGTCGGGTGCTGGTGGTAAGGGCCGTTGACCAGATGACCCTAACGCTCCCGGAAGCCCCCACACTGAAAGAGGGCCAGCTACTGGTGGCCGGAAAAGAAATCACCAGCGGCGTTCAACTGCCCGAATCCGGTCAAGTGATTGCGATCCAGTCCCAGGGCGACCAACATCAGGTTACCCTCCGTCTTGCTCGTCCCTACCGTGTCTCCTCTGGCGCCGTTCTCCACATTGACGATGGCGATCTGGTACAACGGGGTGATAACCTCGTTCTGCTGGTCTTTGAACGGGCCAAAACCGGGGATATTATCCAGGGTCTGCCCCGGATTGAGGAACTGCTAGAAGCCCGTAAACCCAAAGAGGCCTGTATTCTGGCCCGGAAGCCAGGCATCTGTCAGGTAGAGTACCAGGATGGGGAAACCGTCGATATTAAAGTGATTGAGGACGACGGCACCATTAGTGAATATCCGCTCCTACCGGGGCAAAATGCCATGGTGGCTGATGAACAGCGGGTCAATGTGGGTGATCCCCTCACCGATGGCCCGGCCAACCCCCACGAAATTTTGGAGGTTTTCTTCAACTACTACGTGGATAACTCGGGCTGTTATGAAGCTTCCCTGCGGGGCCTACAAGCGGCCCAGAAATTTCTGGTGGATCAAGTGCAAATGGTTTATCAGTCCCAGGGGATTGACATTGCGGACAAACATATCGAAGTGATTGTGCGTCAAATGACCTCCAAAGTCCGGGTTGATGATGGGGGCGATACCACTATGTTGCCGGGGGAATTTGTGGAACTGCGCCAAATTGAGCAGGTCAACGAGGCCATGGCCATTACAGGTGCCGCCCCTGCCCGCTATACCCCTGTCCTGATGGGGATTACCAAGGCCTCTCTGAATACGGACAGCTTCATTAGTGCGGCCTCCTTCCAAGAAACAACGCGCGTCCTCACGGAAGCGGCCATCGAAGGAAAATCGGACTGGCTACGGGGCCTGAAGGAAAACGTGATCATTGGTCGCCTAATTCCCGCAGGCACTGGTTTTAGTACCCAAGAAGAGGCCCTGACGTTGGTGGAAGCCACGGAGGAACCTAGCTATAGCCGTAATAATACTTACAGTTTGCCGGAGCCCGTGGAACCGCCGCCTAGCCGCTCGGCCCGTCTCCGGGTAGAAGACCTCGATAGTGATGAGCACATGGTTCTCGACGATAATATTGCTCGGGCCTACACCGGCCGGGAGTTTAACAGCGAGGACGAAGATGACTTCGCCGAAGAGTACGACACCGATGAGGATGATTTTGAGGAGGATAGCTAA
- a CDS encoding heterodisulfide reductase-related iron-sulfur binding cluster yields MPNSDAPTTGFDAHNPPAQALMDSCVHCGFCLSTCPSYRVIGKEMDSPRGRIYLMNGITQGQASLDETTSAHFDTCLGCLACVSTCPSGVQYDRLLAATRPQVERNVPRSWRDRWFRGLLFNLFPYPQRLRLLLPFFWLYQTLGLQKLVRASGLLQRFFPRLAAMEAILPRVTPQSFRADYPETIPPQGQQRYRVGLILGCVQQLFFDPVNAATVRVLTANGCEVVIPPNQGCCAALPAHQGQEQQAQALACQMIDRFEDKALDYIIINAAGCGHTLKEYHHILADDLVYAAKAQAFVAKVRDVHEFLAEVGLTTPLHALAEEPLPLVYQDACHLLHGQKISLQPRQLLGQIPGVVLKEPIDAALCCGSAGIYNMLQPNVAAELGQQKVRNLLQTGAKVIASPNPGCSLQIQRYLTAQGASVPLLHPIQLLDYAIRGLVLAQGPH; encoded by the coding sequence ATGCCCAATTCTGACGCCCCGACCACTGGCTTTGATGCCCATAATCCCCCTGCCCAGGCGCTGATGGATAGTTGCGTCCACTGCGGTTTTTGTCTATCTACCTGTCCGAGCTATCGGGTAATTGGCAAGGAAATGGATTCGCCCCGGGGCCGGATTTATTTGATGAATGGCATTACCCAAGGTCAGGCCAGTCTAGATGAAACCACCAGCGCCCATTTTGATACTTGTCTGGGTTGTTTAGCCTGCGTGAGTACCTGTCCTTCAGGTGTTCAGTACGACCGTCTGTTGGCGGCGACGCGGCCCCAGGTGGAACGCAATGTACCCCGTTCCTGGCGAGACCGCTGGTTTCGAGGCCTGCTGTTTAATCTGTTTCCCTATCCCCAACGCCTCCGTCTCCTGCTACCGTTTTTCTGGTTGTACCAAACCCTTGGCCTGCAGAAACTCGTTCGAGCCAGTGGCCTATTGCAACGCTTTTTTCCCCGTCTAGCGGCCATGGAAGCTATTTTGCCCCGCGTCACGCCCCAGTCCTTTCGGGCAGACTATCCTGAAACGATTCCGCCCCAGGGCCAACAACGCTACCGGGTGGGTTTAATTCTCGGCTGTGTCCAACAACTCTTTTTTGACCCCGTCAATGCGGCCACAGTACGAGTACTAACCGCGAATGGCTGTGAAGTGGTCATTCCACCGAACCAAGGCTGTTGTGCGGCCCTACCGGCTCACCAAGGCCAGGAACAACAGGCCCAGGCCCTCGCCTGCCAAATGATTGATCGGTTTGAAGACAAGGCCCTGGATTACATCATCATCAACGCGGCGGGATGTGGCCATACCCTCAAGGAATACCATCACATTTTGGCCGATGATCTTGTCTATGCCGCCAAGGCCCAAGCCTTCGTGGCCAAGGTACGAGACGTTCACGAATTTCTGGCTGAAGTGGGGCTCACAACCCCTTTACATGCTCTGGCAGAGGAACCTCTACCCCTGGTTTACCAAGATGCCTGCCACCTGCTCCATGGCCAAAAAATCAGCCTGCAACCCCGACAGCTCCTGGGCCAAATTCCGGGGGTTGTCCTCAAGGAACCCATCGATGCGGCCCTCTGTTGCGGCAGTGCGGGGATCTACAACATGCTCCAGCCGAATGTTGCCGCAGAACTAGGCCAGCAAAAAGTCCGTAATCTATTACAGACCGGAGCTAAGGTGATTGCTTCCCCTAATCCGGGCTGTTCTCTACAAATTCAGCGTTATTTAACGGCCCAAGGAGCATCAGTACCCCTTTTGCATCCGATACAATTATTGGATTATGCTATTCGTGGTTTGGTCTTGGCTCAAGGCCCCCACTAG
- a CDS encoding TlyA family RNA methyltransferase translates to MDKQRLDLLLVERQLCESRAVAQRLIRAGEVKVNQRVLDKPGTEVARNARLELVQKPPFVSRGGEKLAKALRQFSISVEGRVCLDGGISTGGFTDCLLQAGAALVYGVDVGYGQVAWKLRQDPRVILWERANFRHLTPSQLYGDQPPADLGVMDLSFISLTKVMDSLWSLLQSPREVILLVKPQFEVGKSKVGKKGVVRSSLDQAGAIQSVLVAAQGQGWGYQGLTHSPITGPAGNVEYLLWLSEAETQEVPSLKTLEIYTEEAIASFQSPIATQPS, encoded by the coding sequence ATGGATAAACAGCGCCTAGACCTTCTACTGGTAGAACGTCAATTGTGCGAGTCTCGGGCAGTGGCCCAACGGCTCATTCGTGCCGGAGAAGTCAAGGTCAACCAGCGGGTACTCGACAAGCCAGGTACTGAAGTGGCTCGGAATGCCCGGCTGGAACTGGTGCAAAAGCCCCCCTTTGTCTCACGGGGCGGTGAAAAGCTGGCTAAGGCCCTACGCCAGTTCTCCATTTCTGTGGAAGGTCGAGTCTGCTTAGATGGGGGTATTTCCACCGGCGGCTTTACGGATTGTCTGTTACAGGCCGGTGCAGCCCTTGTCTATGGTGTGGATGTGGGCTACGGCCAGGTGGCCTGGAAACTCCGCCAAGACCCCCGGGTTATTCTGTGGGAACGGGCTAACTTTCGACATCTGACCCCCAGTCAACTATACGGTGATCAACCCCCTGCCGACCTCGGGGTGATGGACTTATCTTTCATTTCCTTGACTAAAGTTATGGACTCCCTCTGGTCGCTGCTACAGTCGCCCCGAGAAGTAATTCTTTTGGTGAAGCCCCAGTTTGAAGTGGGAAAAAGCAAGGTGGGGAAAAAGGGGGTTGTGCGGAGTAGCCTTGACCAGGCCGGTGCGATCCAAAGTGTGCTGGTAGCAGCCCAGGGCCAGGGCTGGGGCTACCAGGGCCTGACCCATTCCCCCATTACTGGCCCGGCCGGTAACGTCGAATATTTGCTTTGGTTATCCGAAGCAGAAACCCAGGAAGTCCCTTCCCTCAAAACCCTAGAAATCTATACTGAGGAGGCTATCGCGTCTTTTCAGTCTCCCATAGCAACCCAGCCATCTTAA
- a CDS encoding FHA domain-containing protein codes for MSAITLTLLLPGKAVPVQNWTFSTESVIRIGRATDNNVILYSAVVSRHHLELRHGQEGWEAVNIGANGTYVDGQSISSAPVVDGMIIRLASSGPKIQIHLDTHAKPPLPEQIHTPHHHSPDEKPAHQTLISSN; via the coding sequence ATGTCAGCGATCACTCTGACCCTACTCCTCCCAGGCAAAGCGGTTCCTGTCCAAAACTGGACTTTTTCGACGGAATCTGTCATTCGCATCGGACGAGCGACTGATAATAACGTCATTCTCTACAGTGCCGTTGTTTCTCGCCACCACCTGGAACTACGCCACGGACAAGAGGGTTGGGAAGCCGTGAATATTGGGGCCAACGGGACTTATGTTGATGGGCAATCGATTAGCAGTGCTCCCGTCGTTGATGGCATGATTATCCGTTTAGCCAGCTCTGGCCCAAAAATTCAGATCCACCTAGATACCCACGCTAAGCCGCCCCTCCCGGAACAAATCCATACGCCCCACCACCATTCTCCAGATGAAAAACCAGCGCACCAAACCCTAATTAGCTCCAATTAA
- a CDS encoding FAD-binding oxidoreductase: MSPAPTIQLPTFSDASSVLQPWEGLAPTERESLQAGLAAGVIPYHCLAPVSVEDAAQVIGQATAQGLALLPCGNGTKLQWGGPVRSADWVLSSRQLNRIVEYAAADLTVTAEAGVRLADLQAFLAPQGQFLPLDPSYDDRATLGGIMATGDAGSWRQRYGGVRDLVLGFSFLRWDGKLAKAGGKVVKNVAGYDLMKLFVGSYGTLGFITQMSLRLYPRPPVSQTLLLTATEQGALARLAQALLTSGLTPTAADLLSPQLMQALGLGIHLGLLVRFQNIPEGVAEQSDRLQHLAQALDQAPQIWQGESEQDLWQRLKRTMTVAPRATSVTCKIGVMPSQAVNFLQQLPGWGQIHLGTGLGRLTFDQGIDPAALQRQRILCQNYRGFLSILESPASYKTQLDPWGYDGNALDLMGRLKQQFDPQQCFSPGRFVAGI, encoded by the coding sequence ATGTCCCCTGCGCCTACAATCCAACTTCCCACCTTTAGCGATGCGAGTTCTGTTCTGCAACCTTGGGAGGGCCTGGCCCCAACGGAGCGAGAATCTCTTCAAGCCGGCCTGGCCGCTGGCGTAATTCCGTATCATTGCTTGGCCCCGGTTAGTGTTGAGGATGCGGCCCAAGTGATTGGCCAGGCTACGGCCCAGGGCCTGGCCCTATTACCCTGCGGTAATGGCACTAAACTCCAATGGGGAGGCCCGGTACGGTCGGCGGATTGGGTGCTCAGTAGTCGTCAGCTTAATCGTATTGTGGAATATGCGGCGGCGGATTTGACGGTGACGGCGGAAGCGGGAGTTCGTTTAGCGGATCTCCAGGCCTTTTTGGCCCCCCAGGGCCAGTTTTTACCCCTCGATCCCAGTTACGATGATCGGGCTACCCTCGGTGGCATTATGGCCACAGGAGATGCGGGGAGTTGGCGGCAACGCTATGGTGGCGTTAGGGATTTGGTGTTGGGATTTTCCTTTTTGCGTTGGGATGGCAAGCTGGCTAAGGCCGGTGGCAAGGTGGTTAAAAATGTCGCTGGCTATGATCTGATGAAACTCTTCGTTGGCTCCTACGGTACCCTGGGCTTTATTACCCAGATGAGCCTCAGGCTCTATCCCCGGCCCCCCGTCTCCCAAACCCTCCTCTTGACAGCCACGGAACAGGGGGCCTTAGCGCGTTTGGCCCAGGCCCTGCTCACCTCGGGCTTGACGCCCACGGCGGCGGATCTGTTGTCTCCCCAGTTAATGCAGGCCCTTGGTCTAGGAATACATCTGGGCCTACTGGTGCGCTTCCAAAATATTCCCGAAGGGGTGGCGGAACAGAGTGATCGCCTGCAACACCTGGCCCAGGCCCTTGACCAGGCCCCCCAGATTTGGCAAGGGGAATCGGAACAAGACCTATGGCAACGATTGAAAAGGACAATGACGGTGGCCCCCAGGGCCACGAGCGTCACCTGTAAAATAGGAGTCATGCCTAGTCAAGCGGTGAACTTTTTACAGCAATTACCCGGTTGGGGCCAAATCCACCTGGGAACCGGCCTGGGGCGCCTCACCTTTGACCAAGGGATAGACCCGGCGGCCCTCCAGCGACAGCGGATTTTGTGCCAAAATTATCGCGGCTTTTTAAGTATTTTAGAATCCCCTGCCTCCTACAAAACCCAGCTTGATCCCTGGGGCTACGACGGCAATGCCCTAGACCTCATGGGCCGTTTGAAGCAACAATTTGATCCCCAGCAATGCTTTAGTCCGGGTCGTTTTGTCGCCGGGATTTAG
- a CDS encoding FAD-dependent oxidoreductase produces MHQSSPPSATHPVSRRTALKLLGVGTVGGALGYSRLAKPQPARYQLDRLALPTQLSQPKSVVVVGAGLAGLASAYELSQRGFQVTLLEKSPNLGGKIAGWPIQVGEETFQMEHGFHGFFPQYYNLKSIVQELSISENFRSLDFYSLVFREGYAPEVFRPSHSAFPWNIVDLGISSPNRLRWGINLTKLAHLQVFRAITGFQIPKSYNQYDNISVADWVAQGFPQGLYDLYFLPFAKSSLNAPDVLSTGELLQFFHFYFFGNPEGLAFNGTKDDMVTSLVMPIVRAIEAKGGRVITEATVSEMICQDDRITSLTYQQGDAITNVPFSVTENTLLSTKSTTYYGAGDRVYLAERDGTEALSLTCSHQGCTVAKQQDGKFICPCHGAVYDEQGHVLQGPAKRNLTRFKVQKTADQSAELVALQAKTPSQQETLTADYYVLAADVIGMKHLFERVQGNVNPALVQQIQQLALADPFAVARFWFDRDFPWQHSDFASLSGYRLTDSITLYHRIQTQFIDWAQRTGGSVVELHAYCYKEKEFPTQEALLTTFEQELYEIVPELHGATVLHRELVNQKNFSGFPPASYHNRPATETPVQNLFFAGDWVKMPFPCGLMERAVSSGLLAANGVCHGEGLQRRELLTVMPEGVLQI; encoded by the coding sequence ATGCATCAGTCGTCCCCCCCCTCCGCTACTCATCCTGTTTCCCGTCGCACTGCGCTTAAGTTACTGGGCGTGGGAACTGTCGGTGGAGCCCTGGGCTACTCTCGTTTGGCTAAGCCCCAACCTGCCCGTTATCAACTCGACCGTTTGGCCCTGCCCACTCAACTCAGCCAGCCGAAATCCGTGGTGGTGGTAGGGGCCGGATTAGCGGGTCTTGCCAGTGCCTACGAGCTAAGCCAACGAGGCTTTCAAGTAACCCTACTGGAAAAATCTCCCAACCTTGGCGGTAAAATTGCGGGTTGGCCAATTCAGGTGGGTGAAGAAACCTTTCAAATGGAACATGGTTTCCACGGCTTTTTCCCTCAGTACTATAACCTGAAGAGCATTGTCCAGGAACTGTCCATTAGCGAGAATTTCCGTTCCCTCGACTTCTATTCCCTAGTCTTTCGCGAGGGCTACGCGCCAGAAGTTTTCCGTCCTAGTCATTCCGCCTTTCCCTGGAATATCGTTGACCTGGGTATTTCTTCCCCCAACCGCCTACGCTGGGGTATTAATCTCACCAAACTAGCCCATCTCCAGGTGTTTCGAGCCATTACCGGCTTCCAGATTCCCAAAAGCTATAACCAATACGATAATATCTCCGTGGCGGACTGGGTCGCCCAGGGATTTCCCCAAGGCCTGTACGACCTCTACTTTCTTCCCTTCGCCAAATCCAGTCTTAATGCCCCAGACGTTTTAAGCACAGGGGAATTACTACAATTTTTCCATTTCTACTTCTTTGGCAACCCCGAGGGCCTGGCCTTCAACGGCACCAAGGATGATATGGTCACCAGCCTGGTGATGCCCATTGTACGGGCCATCGAGGCTAAGGGGGGACGGGTGATTACGGAGGCAACCGTGAGTGAGATGATCTGCCAGGACGATCGTATTACCTCCCTCACCTACCAACAGGGCGATGCCATCACTAATGTGCCTTTTTCCGTGACTGAAAATACGTTACTCAGTACAAAAAGCACTACTTATTATGGTGCAGGAGATCGAGTCTATTTGGCAGAAAGGGACGGCACCGAGGCTCTTTCCCTCACCTGTTCCCACCAGGGTTGTACCGTGGCTAAACAGCAAGACGGCAAGTTTATTTGCCCCTGCCATGGCGCGGTGTACGATGAGCAGGGCCACGTTCTCCAGGGGCCAGCCAAGCGCAATTTAACGCGCTTCAAAGTTCAGAAAACCGCAGACCAGAGCGCTGAGTTGGTGGCCCTCCAGGCCAAGACCCCGAGCCAACAGGAAACCCTGACGGCGGATTACTACGTGTTGGCGGCGGATGTGATTGGCATGAAGCATCTTTTTGAGCGGGTTCAGGGAAACGTTAACCCGGCCCTTGTCCAGCAAATTCAACAATTGGCCCTGGCAGACCCCTTTGCCGTAGCGCGGTTTTGGTTTGACCGCGATTTTCCCTGGCAACATAGTGATTTTGCCTCCCTATCGGGCTATCGACTAACGGATAGCATTACCCTCTACCACCGCATTCAGACCCAATTTATTGACTGGGCCCAACGCACGGGCGGCAGCGTGGTCGAACTCCATGCCTACTGCTACAAGGAAAAGGAATTTCCTACCCAAGAAGCACTCCTGACCACCTTCGAGCAGGAACTCTACGAAATTGTGCCGGAATTGCACGGGGCCACGGTTTTACACCGGGAATTGGTCAATCAAAAGAATTTTTCGGGCTTTCCGCCCGCTAGCTATCATAACCGACCCGCCACCGAAACCCCAGTTCAGAATCTTTTCTTCGCGGGGGATTGGGTTAAAATGCCCTTTCCCTGTGGCCTGATGGAACGGGCGGTGAGTAGTGGTCTATTGGCGGCCAATGGCGTTTGCCATGGGGAAGGCCTGCAACGGCGAGAACTGCTGACGGTAATGCCAGAAGGGGTTTTGCAAATTTGA